Proteins encoded in a region of the Poecilia reticulata strain Guanapo linkage group LG14, Guppy_female_1.0+MT, whole genome shotgun sequence genome:
- the cldn2 gene encoding claudin-2 isoform X1 has translation MISVSAAVDMASLALELMGFFLGLLGMLGTLVATVLPYWQISAHIGSNIVTVVANMRGLWMECVYQSTGAFQCETYNSMLALPADLQASRALMVISVVLSVLAIGIASLGMQCTLCLENAGTVKSRVAGAGGVLFLAAGFLSLVPVSWTTHEVVQTFYSPNIPAGMKYEIGECLYLGLTSALISMLGGGLLSVSCCVEEEGGRGRRHGLGYPYPVGVGVSGTGARTTSQTYRHPTLQMGAVNTSSRAQTMVRSTSTSESSAQGAPGAKKPTAAGYDITGYV, from the exons ATG ATCTccgtctctgctgctgttgaCATGGCATCACTAGCTCTGGAGCTGATGGGCTTCTTCTTGGGCCTCCTGGGCATGCTGGGAACCCTGGTCGCCACGGTGCTGCCCTACTGGCAAATTTCTGCTCACATCGGCTCTAACATCGTCACGGTTGTGGCAAACATGAGGGGCCTGTGGATGGAGTGCGTCTATCAGAGCACAGGGGCCTTCCAGTGTGAGACCTACAACTCCATGCTGGCTCTGCCGGCTGACCTCCAGGCTTCCCGCGCCCTCATGGTCATCTCCGTCGTGTTGTCTGTCCTTGCGATTGGCATAGCGTCTCTAGGGATGCAGTGCACTCTTTGCTTGGAGAACGCGGGGACGGTTAAGAGTCGTGTGGCTGGAGCTGGTGGGGTTTTGTTTCTTGCTGCAGGTTTCCTCTCTCTGGTACCCGTGTCATGGACCACACATGAGGTCGTCCAGACCTTCTACAGCCCAAACATACCGGCCGGCATGAAGTACGAGATCGGCGAGTGCCTGTACCTCGGCCTGACCTCCGCGCTCATCTCCATGCTGGGTGGTGGACTGCTGAGCGTCTCCTGCTGtgtggaggaggagggcggCCGGGGGAGGCGGCACGGGTTAGGATATCCGTACCCAGTAGGAGTTGGGGTGTCTGGCACAGGCGCTCGGACAACTTCACAGACCTACCGCCACCCCACCCTGCAAATGGGGGCTGTCAACACATCCAGCAGGGCGCAGACAATGGTCCGAAGTACTAGTACCTCAGAGTCCAGCGCTCAGGGAGCCCCAGGAGCTAAGAAGCCCACTGCAGCAGGGTATGACATCACAGGATATGTGTGA
- the cldn2 gene encoding claudin-2 isoform X2, whose translation MASLALELMGFFLGLLGMLGTLVATVLPYWQISAHIGSNIVTVVANMRGLWMECVYQSTGAFQCETYNSMLALPADLQASRALMVISVVLSVLAIGIASLGMQCTLCLENAGTVKSRVAGAGGVLFLAAGFLSLVPVSWTTHEVVQTFYSPNIPAGMKYEIGECLYLGLTSALISMLGGGLLSVSCCVEEEGGRGRRHGLGYPYPVGVGVSGTGARTTSQTYRHPTLQMGAVNTSSRAQTMVRSTSTSESSAQGAPGAKKPTAAGYDITGYV comes from the coding sequence ATGGCATCACTAGCTCTGGAGCTGATGGGCTTCTTCTTGGGCCTCCTGGGCATGCTGGGAACCCTGGTCGCCACGGTGCTGCCCTACTGGCAAATTTCTGCTCACATCGGCTCTAACATCGTCACGGTTGTGGCAAACATGAGGGGCCTGTGGATGGAGTGCGTCTATCAGAGCACAGGGGCCTTCCAGTGTGAGACCTACAACTCCATGCTGGCTCTGCCGGCTGACCTCCAGGCTTCCCGCGCCCTCATGGTCATCTCCGTCGTGTTGTCTGTCCTTGCGATTGGCATAGCGTCTCTAGGGATGCAGTGCACTCTTTGCTTGGAGAACGCGGGGACGGTTAAGAGTCGTGTGGCTGGAGCTGGTGGGGTTTTGTTTCTTGCTGCAGGTTTCCTCTCTCTGGTACCCGTGTCATGGACCACACATGAGGTCGTCCAGACCTTCTACAGCCCAAACATACCGGCCGGCATGAAGTACGAGATCGGCGAGTGCCTGTACCTCGGCCTGACCTCCGCGCTCATCTCCATGCTGGGTGGTGGACTGCTGAGCGTCTCCTGCTGtgtggaggaggagggcggCCGGGGGAGGCGGCACGGGTTAGGATATCCGTACCCAGTAGGAGTTGGGGTGTCTGGCACAGGCGCTCGGACAACTTCACAGACCTACCGCCACCCCACCCTGCAAATGGGGGCTGTCAACACATCCAGCAGGGCGCAGACAATGGTCCGAAGTACTAGTACCTCAGAGTCCAGCGCTCAGGGAGCCCCAGGAGCTAAGAAGCCCACTGCAGCAGGGTATGACATCACAGGATATGTGTGA